tTAAGCCGCTTTGTTCACTTCTCACCATCAGGAGGAAGATGAGGTGCCAGATGATGAAACTGTGAACCAGATGATTGCACGTCACGAGGAAGAGTTCGACCTTTTCATGgtttgttcctttaaatttaaaaacctTGTGTGGCTTTTCTCTGGGGCATTTGATGGAATTGGGTTTTTCCGTGGAATtataatatatctgtaatataagctgaacaGTCTAATCAAAACTGTCCCACTGTTTGCTTGTTACTGCAACTGTTTTGGGTCTAGGATTCAGGATATTGGGTCCCCGAACAGCAGGGAAATATTGATCTGCAATTCAACATGCAAATTAGTTGTGATGCTTTCAGcatgtttccttaaaggggtggttcacctttaagttaatatttagtatgttatagaatggccagttcttttttttttttttattggttttaacaaCACAAACTGACAAGTACAATACAATATCTGGTAGAATGACATTGTATATGTTTGCACTAGACCCAATACCAATCCAGACAGGAGAAAACAGTCACTCGGGGTTACAATTGTATATTGGTTTAGATATGGATGTAGCTGGTAGTATAAATCAGGTTGCATCTGATTTAGGGACATCATTTAGGTATCCAGGAGAAtggacagttctaagcaacttttcaattggtcttcattatttatttgttattgttttttaatcatttgccttctacttctgactctttcgagctatcaaatgggggtcactgaccccatctaaaaaacaaatgctccgtaaggctacagatgtattattattgctactttttatattcagtccctctcctattcatattccagtcttcttattcaaatcaatgcatggttgctagggtaatttggatcctagcaaccagatggctgaaattgccaactgcagagctgctgaataaaaagctaaataactcaaaaaccacaaataataataaatgaaaaccagttgcaaattatctcagaatatcactttctacatcatattaaaagttaactcaaaggtgaacaaaccctttaaaacaaACTCATTTTTTTCCTACCTCCCAGCGCATGGATCTGGACAGGAGAAGAGAGGAAGCCCGTAATCCCAAACGCAGACCTCGCCTCATGGAGGAAGATGAACTGCCGTCCTGGATCATTAAAGACGATGCAGAGGTGGAGCGCCTCACTtgcgaagaagaagaagaaaagatgtTTGGCCGCGGCTCTCGTAACCGCAAGGAGGTGGATTATAGCGACTCGCTCACAGAAAAGCAGTGGCTGAAGGTAAAAAGATGCTCTCATAGACTCTTAAGCTATAGGGCaacagtgaggctcatttatcaacgctgggcaaatctgcccatggcCACTTACCTATATCAACCAAGCAACCTAtataaaccaatcagtgatttatctttttaaagccagctgcaagtagaataatgaataaagcaatctgattggttgccatgagttattaCCCATGTGTTGATAAATGTGTATTGGTTCTGATGTGCTTATTGACTGCGCAGGCCATAGAGGAGGGGACTCTAGATGAGATTGAGGAGGAAGTGCGGCATAAGAAAACAACTCGCAAGAGGAAGAGAGACATCGATCCCTGTATGGTAACGCCAACCACAAGCACACGGGGCAGGGAGAGGGATGATGAGGGCAAGAAACAGAAGAAGAGGGGAAGACCCCCAGCCGAGAAACTATCTCCAAACCCCCCAAAACTCAccaagaagatgaagaagattGTGGATGCCGTCATAAAGTACAAAGACAGGTGAGGAGGGCTCTGACCTTTGCTGCAGTAACGGAGAGTGGTCTGTAGTTGCCTCACCCACATGTATTTCTTTCAGTTCTAATGCTCGCCAGCTGAGCGAAGTGTTTATTCAGTTGCCATCACGTAAGGAACTCCCCGAGTACTACGAGCTCATTCGTAAGCCAGTGGACTTTAGAAAGATCAAGGTGAGTGCGAATGCTTTCATGTATTTGGCTCAGACTTACTGGTAAAAGGCAAAAAAGACAACCGCTCAGACTCACCACAAGTCGTAGAATGGCTGACCaggtccaaaaaaagtttttccggGTGTCCCTACAGAATATGGAGAAAGAAGATGGAGTTCCACAACACCGGACCACTTAGAAATCCAATATCTTTATTTGTCAATATTAAAAGACACGCAGCATAACTGCGCTTGACACGTTTTAAGGCATTTccacccttaatcataagcacgCTTCTGCTTGCGGAACTCCATCTTCTTTCTCCATACACTTCCTGGTAGCACATGATCAGGGATCTGACCCCCAGCAACCCTTGTGCTTCTGCAGGA
Above is a genomic segment from Xenopus laevis strain J_2021 chromosome 3L, Xenopus_laevis_v10.1, whole genome shotgun sequence containing:
- the smarca4.L gene encoding transcription activator BRG1 isoform X6, which encodes MDLQAQDRAHRIGQQNEVRVLRLCTVNSVEEKILAAAKYKLNVDQKVIQAGMFDQKSSSHERKAFLQAILEHEEQDEEEDEVPDDETVNQMIARHEEEFDLFMRMDLDRRREEARNPKRRPRLMEEDELPSWIIKDDAEVERLTCEEEEEKMFGRGSRNRKEVDYSDSLTEKQWLKTAQAIEEGTLDEIEEEVRHKKTTRKRKRDIDPCMVTPTTSTRGRERDDEGKKQKKRGRPPAEKLSPNPPKLTKKMKKIVDAVIKYKDSSNARQLSEVFIQLPSRKELPEYYELIRKPVDFRKIKERIRNHKYRSLNDLEKDVMLLCQNAQTFNLEGSLIYEDSIVLQSVFTSVRQKIEKEEESEGDDSEEEEEVEEEGSESESRSMKVKIKLGRKEKGQERMKGRRRTGRGCRAKPVISDDDSEEEQEEANERSGSGSEED